gaagagatgagtcttcaataaagacttaaaggttgagaccgagtctgcgtctctcacatgggtaggcagaccattccataaaaatggagctctataggagaaagccctgcctccagctgcttgcttagaaattctagggacagtaaggaagcctgcgtcttgtgaccgtagcgtacgtgtaggtctgtatggcaggaccaaatcggaaagataggtaggcgcaagcccatgtaatgctttgtaggttagcagtaaaaccttgaaatcagcccttgccttaacaggaagccagtgtagagaggctagcactggagtaatatgatcacattttttggttctagtcaggattctagcagctgtgtttagcactaactgaagtttatttagtgctttatccaggtagccggaaagtagaggacaaaccattcacagagacaaactgatatctttccgacagataagatctgaaccaggccagaacttgtccatgtagaccaatttgggtagtctaacctagaagtaacaaaagcatggattaatttttctgcatcatttttggacaaagtttctgattattgcaatgttacgtagatgggggaaaaagctgtccttgaaatagccttgatatgttcgtcaaaaaaGAGATCAGGGtacagagtaacgccgaggtccttcagttttatttgagacgactgtacaaccatcaagattaattgtcaggttcaacagaagatctcattgtttcttgggacctagaacaagcatctctgttttgtccaagtttaaaagtagaacgtttgcagccatccacttccttatgtctgaaacacgagcaattttggggcttcaccatgtttcattgaaatgtacagctgtttgtcatcctcatagcagtgaaagttaacattatgttttcgaataacatccccaagaggtaaaatatatagtgaaaacaatagtggtcttaaaacggaaccttgaggaacaccgcaatttacagttgatttgtcagaggacaatccatccacagagacaaactgatatctttccgacagattaGATCTGAACCAGGCCTGAACTTGCCCGTTTAGactaatttgggtttccaatctctccaaaagaatgtggtgatcgatggtatcaaaagcagcactaaggttaCTTGTGTATCTTTGATGGATTCGTTTGAGCAGATCTCGAGTTGAATATGTTTGTACAATTCTAGATTTAGTCTtcatagtttaaaaaaatacaacttgAGATTTGGCAAAAAGGTCAAGAGGCGTAAATCTACAAAGTGAAACAAACCTGTCGATTCATTGTATGTGTGTAGTTGGTCAGGTGTACGTTGGTGTACTGTATATTGTTCATGTCATTCTGGCACGACATAACTGACTACATCACCCACTGAGCTCAAATCTCAGTTTAAATCCTCTCCTGTGTGCACCTTGAACAGCTGCCTCCTaaccctcttctcccctcctaaccctctTCTCACACCACATTCATCAGGGCTGCACTTGTGTTTTTTCTGAGAGGCTCGGATGCCCTGGCTGGAAATGGCTCCCTTTCTATTTCTGGTAAATGAATGGATGTCCCTCTTTTTAAAGCCTGTCCTTCTCTTAGAATGCAGCATTCATGCTGACAGGGCTggggttgtagtagtagtaacgtAGCTGCCTGAATGGCACAGGGGAAGACTTGGAATAATTGTTATTTTTtggggggctcccgagtggcgcagctgtctaaggcgctgcatctcagtgcgagaggcgtcactacagacaccgtgGTTTGATTCAAGGCTGTATCAcacctggctgtgattgggagtcccatagggcggcgcacaattggcccagcgtcgccgggggcttggccggtgtaggcagtcaattgtaaataagaatttgttcttaactgacttgcctacttaaatgaATAATGGCATAAATTGAGCAGCCTCTTTTTGAACCTCAAACCTCAACGTCACCCACAAGGCTACCCTTAGATATCACCAGAAAAGCGTTTGAGTAGTATAGCTTAGTTCGTGAAATTCATCAACAACATCTGTAAATGGAAGCTGACAACCAAATGGACTCTTCAAATAAGAAAAGTGAATCAAATTGTCATTCTCTGCTCAATTCTTTTAAAAATGAGAAGTTCTGTTTTACTGTCATCCTTATCTTGGAAACAGGGGTAGTTCTGCTGACAAGGCAGTCCATTTCAACTCTCTGGAGCAGTCAGAAACaggtctctctcactttctctctctctctgctacatgCAGATGTAGTAGCTTTGACGGTGTGACTGACACTGTAGACTGTGTACTGATGTGCTTCTACATGGCTGTCTTTGTGTTGTCCTTCCAGCAGGCCAATGAAGCCCTGCATCACCAGCACCAGGTGGCCCAGAACAGCTTGCTGCCTCTCCTCCAGTCAGGAGGACCAGAACCTGTGGACCAGAAACCTGTGATGCCCATCCTCTTGGACCAGAAGCCCCCGGTCAGCGTCGCAGAGCTCCTCAAGGACAATGTGGCCAGTGGGACAGGGGGAGGCGGCGGAGGAGGAGGCGGCGGTGGTCCCGTTGTAGTGGTGAAGAAAGAGCCCAAGTCCAAAACGCCTTTCATCTGCGGCTACTGCAACAAGGCCTTCCGGGACAGCTACCATCTCAGACGGCACGAGTCCTGCCATACGGGCGTCAAGATGGTGTCTCGTCCCAAGAAGACACAGACGGCACCCACCATGGTGCCCATGATCTCCACAGTGCCACAGCGCGAGAACAGTGGCGGGCAGCCCTCTTACATCTCCACCATCGCTGGAATCCTCACCACGGCCACAACCTCAGCCTCCACGGGCTCCAGCATCATGTCTCCCACCATGGTGCCCCAGCAGCAGCACCAGCATCAACAGCAGCACCATCATCATCAACAGCAGAGCCAGCCCAAGAAGCCTGCCAAGCCAGTGAAGAAGAACCACGGCTGTGAGATGTGTGGCAAGGCCTTCCGTGACGTCTACCACCTGAACCGTCACAAGCTGTCCCACTCAGACGAGAAGCCCTTTGAGTGCCCCATCTGCCAGCAGCGCTTCAAGAGAAAGGACCGCATGACCTACCACGTGCGCTCACACGACGGGGGTGTTCACAAACCTTACATCTGCTCTGTCTGTGGGAAGGGCTTCTCCAGGTGCGTGGCGCAGTTCAACTTATTCAAGTTTTCCTTTAGTCCACTTAAAAAATGTTATTGTCCATAGTACATGTTGAACTGTAATTGTCAATAATGCATTCTGAGAAAGAGTTTGTGTAAGGTTCTTTGGAATTTCACATATTTCTTACTGTTCTCTTTTTCACTGCTTCCATTTTAATGGGCCCCAAATATATTTCCTGATTGTGGGGAAAAAGCAAGAGGGCCATATCACAACTTTTCtaaagtcatcttaattcagAATCGGATACATTTATGTACAGGATACGACTATGTTGTAGAAGAAGAAGCCTAACTGACAGGCATAAAGGACTACAAGAGGGCAGATCGTATCCAACAGGTGCAGCCTCATAAAACAATGTCATATGTAGCCCTAGATTAATATGAGGATGATTCAAGTCAATGGCGGGCTTGGTTGGGTAAAAACATTCCACTTGAAATTGATATTCAGTGGTCAGTAGCCTAATAATTTAAAGGTGTGATGAATTTTGGAAATCCTCGTGTGTTGGAATGTAATTGAATTGGACTGGTTAATCAGTCTCAATCAATAGGAATTTAGGAACATTGCTTTGCATACATGTATGTTTCCACTATGATGCTTTAATGCACATAGCCAAAAGGTGTTATGTACAATTTCCACTTTGAATGAAATTCCTCAATCAAAGAACAAGGTGGAGTATAATTTGAATGCCTAAAATCACATAACAGAATGCCTATTTATATGGTAACCCTATGAGACAATGTCCTTGTTGTTCTGGACCACCTCTTGTTTGTGTGTAGCTTTTATGAAGCTCGGCCATGATTACTGATGCCCCACGCAGCTTCTGTTCAGACCATTAGTACTGGCTCATGACATGCAAGCAGTGCCCCACCATGTATATAAACAGTATCTGGAGCTTTGCGTGCGTCACATAGTCGTCCCTCGTGTCCCCCCTCTCAGGGATATCGGCAGGGGACAGGGAGAATGCTGCAGGGGCCAGACGGCACCAGAAGAGATGGGTCTCCAGTGTAACTCCTGCAGCTCCCAAGGCCAATGGTAGTGTTCTGACTCACTGACTGGTCTGATTTCTAATCATTGATTTAGCTCCTCCCCTTTTGTTCTTTCCAATATTGGAGAGTGTTTTGTTATTCCCCCCCAACCTAAACCTTTCAGACGTCATTAAGTTGTCAGTGAACGGTGAAGTTCTTGAGCTAAATTATTAGCAACTAGCAAAGTGAAGTATATTGTATCATAATCATAGTGACTTGGCGCAAAGTAACAAATCTTACTCTTATGTGGCTAGAGGTGCATGTTCATTTTCACGCTTGGCAGTCCTGAAAGAGGATATTCCCCTCTTCTTTAACGAAGGAGTGTTGTGTGTGAGGGGAGATATGAGCTTTTGAGCTCTACTGCACTCCTGAGGAGATGGGATTGGACTTCTGCTCGCCATCACAAAAAGCCTGCTAGTGTAAAACTGCCTCCTTAGAGACATTTTTAAGCCACACTCTCCTCCTTTGTTGGAAGGGAATTCTCTGGCTGCGTTTGTCCAATAGCTACATTACACTAGTGAGGCTTAGTGAGGGCAGAGGAGAACTGAACGACAGATGGACGGCTGTGGTTGCCAGATAATTGTCTTCTCCAGGGTATACTGTAGaacagatttattttattttttgtgatGTTGTAGAATAGAGTTCTAGTTCGATTTTGAAAAATGTCTAAATTCTATCCCTCTGGTTATTTTTTGGTGTGACTTAACTGAATAATTATCTGGTCTTGTTGCAAGAACATCAATTATTCATTTGGGAGGGGTGTAGTATTTATTCATTTGGGAGGGGTGTAGTATTTATTCATTTGGGAGGGGTGTAGTATTTATTCATTTGGGAGGGGTGTAGTATTTATTCATTTGGGAGGGGTGTAGTATTTATTCATTTGGGAGGGGTGTAGTATTTATTCATTTGGGAGGGGTGTAGTATTTATTCATTTGGGAGGGGTGTAGTATTTATTCATTTGGGAGGGGTGTAGTATTTATTCATTTGGGAGGGGTGTAGTATTTATTCATTTGGGAGGGGTGTAGTAGTGGATTGATGCTCTAATAGCTTGTGTCCCATGGGTCTGATATGGACACCATGAGACTAACATACATTTACtgtagatgttttatttattaaatgaaACATAATTGAACTATTATGGTATAACTGTGGGTTCACCGAGAATTTGTCATTTGCCTGCAATCTTTGTTGGCCCATTTTGTTAATTGAATCACGTGTCAACAGAGTAGCCCCAGCTACTGTCAGTGTATGGCATTATTGATTAAACTGTACTGGTGTTTTAGCTATTATACCAGGTTTTAAAATGCCTGTGTTCTtctgtgtcctctcctcctgcaggcCTGACCATCTAAGCTGTCATGTGAAGCATGTTCATTCCTCAGAGAGACCCTTCAAATGCCAAGTAACGGTAAGGAGCCAGGCATCCTCCTCCGGACGCCCCCTTCCCTGTTTATGGTCACTTTCCTGTACCGCACATTCACTCCTGGTTTGTTGGATTAAGGATGAGATTATTACGCTAATTCCCAATTGTAAAATATGTAATCTCTCCTGAGTCTTCAAGATGTCAGACATGTCtgcagtgtacacacacataaactCATTGAGTGaatacataaaataaaataaactttatttaactaggtaagtcagttaagaacaaattcttatttacaatgactgccaaaCCCGgttgatgctgggccaattgtgcgctgccttgtgggactcccaatcacggccggttgtgatacaatcTGTATCAGGCTGTATCTCATCTGATATCCCCGTCATTGtccctgtataccaccccaggcCTGCACCTCTGCTTTCGCCACCAAAGACCGCCTGCGCTCCCACATGATCCGACACGAGGGCAAGGTGACCTGCAACATCTGTGGCAAGATGCTGAGCGCTGCCTACATTACCAGCCACCTCAAGACCCACGGCCAGGCCAGCTTCAACAACCCCTGTAATAAAGGTACGCCAAGCagcctcccactctcctcctccactccctccatccttcccactCTCCCCTCAGCCACACCTAGCCTGGGGTGCTCCAGACCTAGGTATtaagttttatatattttttcttaaaaATTACTTTAGGTATTTATTCTGTCCCTATCTTTATGCTGAAAGCACCCCATGCATTGTTGTTCTGTGGTGTCCTGTACAACATAGGCAGGCACAAAGCACGAcgtcaggggtgtattcattctgccgatttcTGTTGCTAAATGTTTCTTAAATGGAATGAAACAAAgggggacctacctgaatttgtccagtaAAAACTCTTGTTTTGATACGAGAGTTTCTTCAGAATTATGAAATGGAGTGGAGAGTGACCCATGTCTGTATGTATTTGATTCCAATATATTTGGGTCAGGATAAAGAATGATTAGGAATAGGCCTACCTTATATTAGCCATTTTCATGGACATTCATATCCTTCAGTGCAGCACCACAAATTGACTTATCGATTCAAATGTACTGCACAACAGTCCACAACTGACAAGGACTGTGTTACCACTCATTCAGGGATTCATATCATGATAATGTCAATTTGCTGGGGCCAACCCACAGCCCTGTCTGGTTTACCAGTTGTTTACATGTGTGGTGGGGATGACAAGTATCTCTGCTGACAGAAATGGATAGCCTGTAGCAAGAAATCTGGTAGGAGACGGTCTAAATTTAAAGGGCTTTGGACATTCAATTCATTTGACGCTCATAGCAAACTAGTGCAGCAATACAAGTCATTCAAATGCAATATGCGAATCGACCAAAGAAAACACTTTATATCCTCTTAAGTGTTGATGGGTCTGTATGCTGTTTTCAGACTCTGTGGGTATCTTGTTTTGTCAGCTGTTGAAATGGAGGTTTATAACATCTGCTCTCTTGTTGGTTTTTTTCAAACCTCCACTGACTTATGGGTGTTGAAGTCCAGTTTGGAAGAATGAGATCACTCTAAAATGGCACGGGCAAAATCTATTGTTCAGAAGACCCTAATCATTTTACCTAATAAAATGGATATGCATACATTATACAACTATCTATTTCTGTCCTCACCAGCTACAATGTGCATTAAACATTTTAGTACTTGGTAGAAGGCCAAATGATTGGCCCTTCGTGTATCTAACCCAATGACTTTTGTCCCCCTATGCCCTTCTGGCACGCAGAACCAAGTGATGCCCTGTCCCAATCAGTCCTGTCAATCAGTCCTGTCAATCAATGTAACCCctatctgtctgtatctctgaATAGGGCTAAGTGACTGGCAGTGGAACCACCACTCAGGGCTACGAAAAGGTAATCTAGTAGCTAAAGCCGAAACCCATCCCGATCCCAACCCCTCCAAATTTGTAGCTGTATACTTACTTGTGCATTGAAGTGGCCCATTTTCCACTACAGATCTGTCTTCTAGCCTAGCGTGTGTAGTTCTAGTTGTTTTACAACCAAGTCGTTACAGATGCTTGTGTGTTATGGTTATTCAGGTATCAGGGTTTTATTTCATTAAGCAGGATCAATAAGTTAGCTAGCCAAACGACTTTGATCAACCTTAAATTACAACTCGGAATGTTTAAGTGGAATATGGGTTGTTTAAAGCATTGAGTTAATTATACCATACCATTTCAAGTTGACTATAGTATGAAATAAAGTGTTTCTGAATATTAGCtgaaagttagctggctagcacaTTGATCCTGCTTTTTGAATTGCCCCCTCAGGTGAGTTGACGGTAGGAGAGATCTTAAATAACTCGTTCCAAGTCCTTATGGACATCTCTCGTTTTCAAGGTAGGTTCATAAGAATCCTACCATTTTTGTTTTATAATGTCTAATCATTTTAATGTGTGTGTTGACCGTTGCAGTGACTCAAACCTCGGCCCCTCTAACCCTGTGGAGCTTGGGGCTATCCTAAATGGTTTGTAATGAACGATCATCCAGctcattctgtctttctttcgctccttccctccctcatctTTCCTCAGACTCTAACAACGTGCACAACTCCGGCTCAGTGACGCCCGTCACCAactctgccgccatcacctcggCGATGAACCGTGGCAATGCCAGCAACCCGGTAACCATCGCCGCCCAGATGAACATCACCACCAGCACGGTCAACATCACCTCTCCAATCAACCTGCAGCACCCAGTGACCATCACTGGGCCCATGAATATAGCCCACCCTGTGGCCATCACCTCTGGGATGCCCATGAATATAACCGGGCCGCTTAACATCGCCATGCGGCCCATGGATAGCATGCCTTTTCTCTCCCAGGTCctgccttcctcccctccctggtAGTAACCCCTTCCCTGGCCCCTGGTTAGCatctctttatcaacccctcccacctctctccttctacccccaaaccaccacctcctcccttaCTTTAGCAGACCTTCCTCCTTACCAGGAGTACTATAGATGATCTTGTAGTAGAGCAGAGGTGTAGTATGGTGGGCTAGCTGGATGCTGTACCTGTCTGTCCGTCTGGCTGCAGTGGGAGCAGCTGTGACTGCAGCATGATGAGAGGTGGACTGGCCAGCCTCTGTAGATGCTGGTGCATTTTATTACCTTTTAACTGCCGGTAGGAGAACAGTCCTGGAAATCATGTGAAGTCTCGGAAGGAGGAATGATGCTCCGAGTGGAAGCCTGACGTAAACAACGAGTTATGCCTCCTGCGTCAGAACATACCTGCACATTTGGCATTGGAATGAAACTGTAACAAATGTATTGCTGgtattaatgtttttaaatgctcTCTTACAGAGCAGATGGTTTTTATATTAGTTTTccttttgttattattattattatagcctGCTAATCAGTATTTAATAGTTGTATGCATTGTAAGGAGTTAAGTACAGCAAAAGGGACAAAGGCTACCATTTTGCAGGATGGTGATTTTTTTTCTGGAGAGAAAAATATCAAAGGCTCAACAGTTCAATCTTAGGTCAATGCCTTTGACTCCGTAAGGTGAGCTCTCCCAGGtcctgatgccatctctggaaaATGGTCACATTCTCACTGCTGGTTACTGTAAACCTATACATGGTTTTTGTTAGTTTTGTTTTTGGAATAGTTGTCAGGTGTATTTTTAGATGACTTGATAAAGTAGCCGGAGGACATTACAGTGGTAATGTTACAGGAACACAAGGAGGAAATGTCTGGCACTGAAAGCATATCCCCAAGTTAATGTCCTGAAAACAGCAGTATTATTAAGAATCAAAATTAGTAGTGTTGGCTGTGAGCCTTGTTAATGTAGAGGCTATCGGAGCCACCTAGTGGCACAGTAGACACTATGCTGAAAAAACAGTCCCAAAGTTCACCTTTTAAAACTTTTTGTGAAAATAGTTATGTTGGGAGAGTTTTTTTTAGGGCCATTTAATCCCCCCCctctttttagtttttttttattgcAGGTTTAGGATCTTTATAAGTATGAACTTCTTCTCAGGAACTGTACTGAGAGTAGCCCAGTCTTTTGATGAGAGTAAAAGGATCAATTTAAGGTCAACACGCAACCTTGGTTGACCTTATACCCATTCTTTGTAAATATTACAACacaattattttattattttgtctttgcctttcaaaaaatgtaataaaagtaGATATCCTTCAACACAGGTCAGGGCTGCAATTACTTTATCAATGTCAATACGACCGTCCATTGGACTACTTTTGCATAGTTTACTTCCCAGGTTAGTTTGAGTTTTTTCTGTCGTCTTAGGTCCTTTttattatattactgtagaaccaaAACTGCCATCTGGGGCCCAAGGTGCCCAGAAAGAGAATGGAAGCAGAGATGAGAGGCTGTGTCAACTACATGTGTTCTAGAATGGTCAAAGATTATGGGTCAAGGGTCACAGGGCTGCTTCCTTCCCCAGCCCAGTGCCTACTGGCGCTGCCTAGGCCTATGTTCAGTACACAGGCCTCTCCCTCAACTGGCAGGAACTCTTTGGAACACGTATAGCCGGCACGGCGCCAATGTGAGCCATTGCCCCAAAATCAGGCTGTATGTCAAGCTGGTGGACGTTGTTCAGAGACTTCTGCCCTCGTCAGTGGCCTCGCcttccctgtgtctctgtcttggGAAAGGCAAGATGTATGAGGCCTTTGCTAGTATTGCATGCATGCCAACACAGTGCCCCAAGATAATTACTCTAATCTGGTATGGAGTTGTGGTCTTGTTGGCATTGGATTCCCTTTCCATCGATCTCGCATCGATGTTGCATGTGGACGTCTGAGCTCGTCCAAGTTTGGGTTGAGTAAAAAAATAGTCATTAGACTTGAcaactttaaaaaaagaaaacactACAAACAGAAAAGTTTTGAAGTACGTGTATGTTTGTCATTTGGCCTTCTGCAGTGGCCGTAACTAGTGTGCCTGAACTGCTTTACAACAAGACTATTTCACACCTCTGCTTCCTCTTCTAGATGTGATGGACATAGACTTAGACAACACTAGTGCCCAAtagcctgttttagcatgggcagcgccattgaggactTTTTGAAGAAGTCAACTGGATGGGACTTCCTATAGGGTTAAGGAATGATCACATAATTCTATCCAGGTCGTCAGGTGGGATCAAACAATTAATTATACTCATGaggaaacattccataactgcaggtggcagtaaatcgccTACCTTGTTCTATCAACCcactccaggtggcagtatgcacccttttagtttgtttgccaactcatagaagtagtagaagaagaaagtGTACTATTTCAGAATTCAATGGTGCTGCCTCTGCTCTCACAGATGCCATAATGTCTATGGTGATGGACTTGTTTTGTGAAGGAAGCCTTAACTGTTTAGATGGCTAAGAGCTAGACAGCCCCCTCAACCAAATTGATATAGTCATTTTTGGAGGCGGGGAGTATGGTTTACATTCAATTAAGTGTTTTGTAAGCAACATTCTAAACCGTTATAAACATTTTGAAAACATGTTCTGTaatcatttttaaaataaaggGCCATTACTCTTATGCACCATCAGTTTCTTTTTAACCAAATGCTTTTAATTTGTTTACGATGAcactacattttttttaatgcaatGATGGTTTTGGGCTTAACTAGTTTTGGAAGAGAGAAATTGGTCTGATCTTTCTCAATTTTCTTTATGATTTGGAAGTTCTTGGAGCCCTGTGAAGGCTGATGAATGTATATCTTTGTACAAAACCATTTAGTTCAGAGGACATGTTAGTTATGGTAGACACATGCAAGGAAAAAAACACTTTTTATAAATCTTTTTGTATTAGAACATTAACAATGGTAATTTTGTATATACGAAGACTAGGCTTTCTAATTAGCATAAAGGTAAACAttccaacttttttttttttatacatatgTGTGTCAAGAATAATTGTAAACATATGCGCAATGTTTTTATGTGCCTTTTATTTGGGTTGTCTAAATAAAAGAACTATAAAACATGATTGTGGACTGTCCATGCTGAGTCTCAGTGTAGGGAGGACAGAGTTAACATTTGGCTCACAAACACCTCCTAAAAGGTATCTCCTTTCTTTCTCGTCCCCCCCATTCCCCCCCTCAGGTGTCTACACTGCCTGGCTCACAGTTGGCGTGCTATTGGAGTATGGTGTAATGATAAGTGCCTCTGTGACTGCGTATTGAGAGGATTTGGGGTGTATTGTGCCAAACCatgctgtgtgtgggtgtttttttttcttctcactcATTTAAATTTTTATCAATTAAACTTGGAAACTTGGATGGGGtgtctttgtttgttttgtttgtgtgaaCTGCACACAGTATTGTATtctagttattattatttttcacattttcatcTTTTTGCAGTCCAGACTTCAGCTCCTACTGTTTGTGTCAATGTAATCTGGTTCAGTGCACATTAGCCTGGGGATGAGGTTTGTGTCAGTGTGGATCCAAGTAATTTAGAAGGCAAGATGCATGACTGAAGAGGATGGAGTGGGGactttacacacacactggacagtttattaggtacaccacctgTTCACAAAAATGTCTCGCTCCGATAGTGAGTTCATGGTGATGTGTGGTttactatataaagcaggcaggcaTTGAGACATTCAGTTTTGATTGACGTTaggtatgatcgtcggtgccaggcaaAGCGGATCCAGCATCTCAGAAATTGCCGCCCTCCTGGCCTTTTCAAGcttgacagtgtctagggtttacctgAAAAGTGTGCGAAAAACGTTgtcagcagcagtcctgtgggtgaaaacagctcatGATGAGCTGATGAGGTGGAAGGAGACTGGATTTAAGAGGCAAGAATTGTGAAAGCCAACAGTAaagccacaaacagacaaataacggcACAGTGGTGTGCAGACAGCATCTTGGAACGCACAACTCATTGATCTttgtcacagatgggctattgAAGCAGAAgacacaccgggttccactcgtatcagctaaaaacaagaagtttCTCCAGTGGGCACGTGATCACCAACATTGGACAATTGAGTCGAAAAATATtgcctggtccgacgaatcccggttcctgttgcatcatgctgatggcagaggcAGGATTTGGTGTAAGCAGCATGAGTAGATGGACCCATCCTGTCTGGTGTCAAAGGTGTAGCAccatccaatctgcagcaactgcatGATTGCCATCgtgtcagcatggaccaacatccctgtggaacgtttacCGACTTGTAGAGTGggtgttctggaggcaaagggggtccGACCAGGTACGAGATGGGTGTAACTAATAAACTGTCTGGTGAGTGTACATTTGCAGTCTCCCTTCACTCcgccaccagcaccaccacacaTACATTGTGTTGTGGCCCTGGCATGTGGCAGCATAATGGATCCATTCATTACCATTCAAGTCACAAGAAACGCATCACATAATTTGTCACTTCTCATTCAGgaacacatttacatttacacTTGACAGTTTACCCTAAATATTGCCAGGAGAACTGCCTGAATGCCtcgtgtcaac
Above is a window of Oncorhynchus kisutch isolate 150728-3 linkage group LG18, Okis_V2, whole genome shotgun sequence DNA encoding:
- the LOC109909230 gene encoding vascular endothelial zinc finger 1-like isoform X7; the protein is MEPSWSTFLFQSSVGPMVPGNPRRDYYTGIRQANEALHHQHQVAQNSLLPLLQSGGPEPVDQKPVMPILLDQKPPVSVAELLKDNVASGTGGGGGGGGGGGPVVVVKKEPKSKTPFICGYCNKAFRDSYHLRRHESCHTGVKMVSRPKKTQTAPTMVPMISTVPQRENSGGQPSYISTIAGILTTATTSASTGSSIMSPTMVPQQQHQHQQQHHHHQQQSQPKKPAKPVKKNHGCEMCGKAFRDVYHLNRHKLSHSDEKPFECPICQQRFKRKDRMTYHVRSHDGGVHKPYICSVCGKGFSRPDHLSCHVKHVHSSERPFKCQVTACTSAFATKDRLRSHMIRHEGKVTCNICGKMLSAAYITSHLKTHGQASFNNPCNKGLSDWQWNHHSGLRKDSNNVHNSGSVTPVTNSAAITSAMNRGNASNPVTIAAQMNITTSTVNITSPINLQHPVTITGPMNIAHPVAITSGMPMNITGPLNIAMRPMDSMPFLSQVLPSSPPW
- the LOC109909230 gene encoding vascular endothelial zinc finger 1-like isoform X2, yielding MEPSWSTFLFQQANEALHHQHQVAQNSLLPLLQSGGPEPVDQKPVMPILLDQKPPVSVAELLKDNVASGTGGGGGGGGGGGPVVVVKKEPKSKTPFICGYCNKAFRDSYHLRRHESCHTGVKMVSRPKKTQTAPTMVPMISTVPQRENSGGQPSYISTIAGILTTATTSASTGSSIMSPTMVPQQQHQHQQQHHHHQQQSQPKKPAKPVKKNHGCEMCGKAFRDVYHLNRHKLSHSDEKPFECPICQQRFKRKDRMTYHVRSHDGGVHKPYICSVCGKGFSRDIGRGQGECCRGQTAPEEMGLQCNSCSSQGQWPDHLSCHVKHVHSSERPFKCQVTACTSAFATKDRLRSHMIRHEGKVTCNICGKMLSAAYITSHLKTHGQASFNNPCNKGLSDWQWNHHSGLRKGELTVGEILNNSFQVLMDISRFQDSNNVHNSGSVTPVTNSAAITSAMNRGNASNPVTIAAQMNITTSTVNITSPINLQHPVTITGPMNIAHPVAITSGMPMNITGPLNIAMRPMDSMPFLSQVLPSSPPW
- the LOC109909230 gene encoding vascular endothelial zinc finger 1-like isoform X8, with the translated sequence MEPSWSTFLFQSSVGPMVPGNPRRDYYTGIRQANEALHHQHQVAQNSLLPLLQSGGPEPVDQKPVMPILLDQKPPVSVAELLKDNVASGTGGGGGGGGGGGPVVVVKKEPKSKTPFICGYCNKAFRDSYHLRRHESCHTGVKMVSRPKKTQTAPTMVPMISTVPQRENSGGQPSYISTIAGILTTATTSASTGSSIMSPTMVPQQQHQHQQQHHHHQQQSQPKKPAKPVKKNHGCEMCGKAFRDVYHLNRHKLSHSDEKPFECPICQQRFKRKDRMTYHVRSHDGGVHKPYICSVCGKGFSRPDHLSCHVKHVHSSERPFKCQVTACTSAFATKDRLRSHMIRHEGKVTCNICGKMLSAAYITSHLKTHGQASFNNPCNKDSNNVHNSGSVTPVTNSAAITSAMNRGNASNPVTIAAQMNITTSTVNITSPINLQHPVTITGPMNIAHPVAITSGMPMNITGPLNIAMRPMDSMPFLSQVLPSSPPW
- the LOC109909230 gene encoding vascular endothelial zinc finger 1-like isoform X4, which encodes MEPSWSTFLFQSSVGPMVPGNPRRDYYTGIRQANEALHHQHQVAQNSLLPLLQSGGPEPVDQKPVMPILLDQKPPVSVAELLKDNVASGTGGGGGGGGGGGPVVVVKKEPKSKTPFICGYCNKAFRDSYHLRRHESCHTGVKMVSRPKKTQTAPTMVPMISTVPQRENSGGQPSYISTIAGILTTATTSASTGSSIMSPTMVPQQQHQHQQQHHHHQQQSQPKKPAKPVKKNHGCEMCGKAFRDVYHLNRHKLSHSDEKPFECPICQQRFKRKDRMTYHVRSHDGGVHKPYICSVCGKGFSRPDHLSCHVKHVHSSERPFKCQVTACTSAFATKDRLRSHMIRHEGKVTCNICGKMLSAAYITSHLKTHGQASFNNPCNKGLSDWQWNHHSGLRKGELTVGEILNNSFQVLMDISRFQDSNNVHNSGSVTPVTNSAAITSAMNRGNASNPVTIAAQMNITTSTVNITSPINLQHPVTITGPMNIAHPVAITSGMPMNITGPLNIAMRPMDSMPFLSQVLPSSPPW